Proteins found in one Nostoc sp. NIES-3756 genomic segment:
- a CDS encoding Crp/Fnr family transcriptional regulator codes for MQTEIFSNMFPLLSTASPQTLEWLINVAIDHEYPAGRAVLMEDAWGNAVYFVVSGWVKVRRTSGTDSVALAILGKGDFFGEMAILDESPRSTDVIALSPVKLLSVSRERFIQILFKDPQLHHRMLQLMVRRIRQINQRLQIRSSPPAVKLAHTLVSLGESYGHESNIGKEIFNIPFKDLAEVTEISVEETTKIMEKLDDKGWIKIDVLNNIIYLINFKQLLNLAGKV; via the coding sequence ATGCAAACTGAAATTTTTAGTAATATGTTTCCCTTATTGAGTACAGCCAGTCCACAAACCTTAGAATGGCTAATCAATGTCGCAATTGATCATGAATACCCCGCAGGTAGAGCAGTTTTAATGGAAGATGCCTGGGGTAACGCAGTTTATTTTGTTGTATCTGGATGGGTCAAAGTACGGCGTACTTCTGGGACTGATTCCGTCGCTTTGGCAATTTTAGGCAAGGGTGATTTTTTTGGGGAAATGGCAATTTTAGATGAATCTCCCCGTTCTACTGATGTCATTGCTCTTTCGCCTGTCAAATTACTCAGCGTTTCCAGAGAACGTTTTATTCAAATTCTTTTTAAAGACCCACAGTTACATCATCGGATGCTACAACTTATGGTGCGAAGAATACGGCAAATTAACCAACGTTTACAAATTCGTTCTTCACCGCCTGCTGTTAAATTAGCGCATACCCTAGTTAGTTTGGGAGAAAGTTATGGTCATGAATCAAATATAGGTAAGGAAATTTTTAACATTCCTTTTAAGGATTTAGCAGAAGTCACAGAAATTAGTGTTGAAGAAACTACTAAGATTATGGAAAAGTTAGATGATAAGGGATGGATTAAAATTGATGTACTCAATAATATTATTTATCTCATCAACTTCAAGCAACTGTTAAACTTAG
- a CDS encoding GspE/PulE/PilB domain-containing protein — protein MWSSEGKPADTGANRQQLNSTLTELQESEFEQIFQLIDSLLPFEVCLYHQILPLKLQDNQLWLGMVNPEDSGALEYVNHIVSYLKGTMNTQDITDEIHRTLLSKYLSHKNTSDLEAKSAHKLDTDVPGVESVNTASQLHKSSVVETEVVEIPHPQSNFQPTNNVLETSAIPEAPIVLLSDLTVLQVQTPELFSPIEALINLPPKKLLEELLGRVLGGGIGRLYLERQPYRGRIIWSDNGVLQSILEDLPLSIFQGVLNELKRFAAIPLGIVAEPQQIEKECQYQDSRLLLRIRVMPGTNGEEATLQVLRGAALKFYQQQQLAHLSRDVIGISQQLSYKLHELQQKLQLNPHLKSEQSEALFTLTRLVEKLDHQVKILTDNNEK, from the coding sequence ATGTGGTCTTCAGAGGGCAAACCAGCTGATACCGGAGCAAATAGACAACAACTCAACTCAACTCTTACTGAATTGCAAGAGTCTGAATTTGAGCAGATATTTCAATTAATTGACAGTCTCTTGCCTTTTGAGGTTTGCCTGTATCACCAAATTTTGCCTTTAAAATTACAAGATAATCAGCTATGGCTGGGTATGGTGAATCCAGAAGATAGTGGCGCATTGGAATATGTAAACCACATTGTGTCATATCTCAAAGGCACAATGAATACTCAAGACATTACAGATGAAATTCACCGTACTTTGCTTTCTAAATACCTCAGCCATAAAAACACATCAGACTTAGAAGCAAAATCAGCACACAAGCTAGATACAGATGTACCTGGAGTAGAGAGTGTAAATACTGCATCTCAGTTACACAAATCTTCGGTAGTAGAAACAGAGGTTGTGGAAATCCCTCATCCACAAAGTAATTTCCAACCCACCAATAATGTTTTAGAAACTAGTGCAATACCAGAAGCCCCAATAGTTCTCTTGAGTGACTTGACTGTTTTACAAGTACAAACGCCAGAACTATTTAGCCCTATTGAAGCACTAATCAATTTACCGCCGAAAAAATTATTAGAAGAATTACTGGGGCGAGTTTTAGGTGGGGGAATTGGTCGTTTATATTTGGAGAGACAACCGTATAGAGGCAGAATAATTTGGAGTGACAATGGGGTTTTGCAATCTATATTAGAAGACTTACCCCTATCTATTTTTCAAGGGGTGCTTAACGAATTGAAGCGTTTTGCAGCAATTCCTCTAGGTATAGTTGCAGAACCACAACAGATAGAAAAAGAATGCCAATACCAAGACAGCCGTTTGTTATTACGCATACGTGTAATGCCAGGAACCAATGGTGAAGAGGCTACATTACAGGTACTGAGAGGCGCAGCCTTAAAATTTTATCAACAGCAACAGTTAGCTCATCTCAGTCGAGATGTTATCGGTATTTCTCAACAACTTAGCTATAAATTGCACGAGTTACAGCAAAAATTACAATTGAATCCCCACCTTAAATCTGAGCAATCAGAGGCTTTATTTACCCTCACTCGATTGGTTGAGAAATTAGACCATCAAGTCAAAATACTGACGGATAATAACGAGAAATAA